Proteins from one Flavobacterium sp. N2038 genomic window:
- a CDS encoding aspartate carbamoyltransferase catalytic subunit, with amino-acid sequence MKELSVNHLLGIKYINENDINLIFETADHFKEVINRPIKKVPSLRDITIANIFFENSTRTKLSFELAQKRLSADVISFSAAQSSVKKGETLIDTVNNILSMKVDMVVMRHSNPGAAYFLSKNVKASIVNAGDGAHEHPTQALLDSYSIREKLGDVAGKKVVIVGDILHSRVALSNIYALQMQGAEVKVCGPKTLIPRYIESLGVTVEPNLRKALEWCDVANMLRVQNERMDVNFFPSTREYAQQYGVDKPLLDSLGKEIVIMHPGPINRGVEITSEVADSDHSVILNQVENGVAIRMAVIYLLASKIQ; translated from the coding sequence ATGAAAGAATTAAGCGTAAATCATTTATTAGGAATCAAATATATCAACGAGAATGATATTAACCTGATTTTTGAAACGGCAGATCATTTTAAAGAAGTCATTAACCGACCGATTAAAAAAGTTCCTTCATTACGAGATATTACGATTGCCAATATTTTCTTCGAAAACAGTACCAGAACCAAACTCTCTTTTGAATTAGCGCAGAAACGTTTATCTGCTGATGTAATCAGTTTTTCTGCAGCTCAGTCATCGGTTAAAAAAGGAGAGACCCTGATTGATACTGTAAATAATATCCTTTCGATGAAAGTTGATATGGTTGTAATGCGCCACTCCAATCCCGGAGCGGCTTATTTTTTATCTAAAAATGTCAAAGCCAGTATCGTAAACGCCGGAGACGGAGCACACGAACATCCAACTCAGGCTTTGTTAGACAGTTATTCAATCAGAGAAAAATTGGGTGATGTTGCCGGTAAAAAAGTAGTTATTGTAGGTGATATTCTGCATTCGAGAGTTGCCTTATCAAATATATATGCTTTGCAGATGCAAGGCGCAGAAGTAAAAGTTTGCGGACCAAAAACATTGATTCCGAGATATATTGAATCACTTGGTGTTACGGTAGAACCAAATTTGCGCAAAGCTTTAGAATGGTGTGACGTAGCAAATATGCTTCGCGTACAAAATGAACGTATGGATGTGAATTTCTTTCCATCAACACGTGAATATGCACAACAATACGGAGTAGATAAACCGCTTTTGGATTCTCTTGGAAAAGAAATCGTAATCATGCACCCGGGACCAATCAACAGAGGAGTAGAGATTACTTCTGAAGTGGCTGATTCTGATCATTCTGTGATTTTAAATCAGGTAGAGAATGGTGTAGCGATTAGAATGGCAGTAATTTATTTATTGGCTTCTAAGATTCAATAA
- the pyrR gene encoding bifunctional pyr operon transcriptional regulator/uracil phosphoribosyltransferase PyrR yields MSQKVLLNSKEVTIILHRLACQLIEKHLDFSETILVGIQPRGVFLAERLKQILENEYKVPEISLGYLDITFFRDDFRRTDKPLEANKTQINFIVENKKVIFIDDVLFTGRSIRSALTAIQSFGRPSEIELLVLIDRRFSRHLPIQPDYRGRQVDAINGEKVIVSWKENDGEDVVHLVTN; encoded by the coding sequence ATGAGTCAAAAAGTATTACTTAATTCTAAAGAAGTTACTATCATACTCCATCGTTTGGCTTGTCAGTTAATCGAAAAACATCTTGATTTCTCTGAAACTATTTTAGTGGGAATTCAGCCGAGAGGCGTTTTTTTAGCTGAACGTTTAAAACAAATATTAGAAAACGAATACAAGGTTCCTGAAATTTCTTTGGGATATCTGGACATCACTTTTTTTAGAGATGATTTCCGTCGTACGGATAAACCGCTTGAAGCCAATAAAACCCAAATCAATTTTATAGTAGAAAACAAAAAAGTCATTTTTATTGATGACGTTTTGTTTACGGGAAGAAGTATTCGTTCTGCCTTAACCGCTATTCAATCTTTCGGAAGACCTTCAGAAATTGAATTATTGGTTTTAATAGACAGACGTTTCAGTCGTCATTTACCAATTCAGCCCGATTACAGAGGTCGTCAGGTAGATGCTATAAACGGTGAAAAAGTAATTGTAAGCTGGAAAGAAAATGATGGTGAAGATGTTGTTCACTTAGTGACAAATTAG